A single genomic interval of Spinacia oleracea cultivar Varoflay chromosome 6, BTI_SOV_V1, whole genome shotgun sequence harbors:
- the LOC110796573 gene encoding uncharacterized protein, with product MGKDVKATPVFELSSFTVTNDVFNNLQDENGCACIELYGHIKFIDDNSDEYILFDCDPSDPAIVYLSDNNSVLLRESIFNPPYWSYWMHRFSLIIYLKDKRRDIVVVDSTKDFDFAFMDVYDVNEGCWRIETPMCGLVSVHYRIFPYAVYAHVDVEVVDCNGSRRSYKKEDCDKPLKSEDLCQAVVTGKILSTCKTQDKRCISRVIFDESCYDSANLTSTDLFWICWLAVPAYSRKLRIEVDLEVDGEKIGSGHVLDFDVTDICVPTRKEIKEQNWCIIVRVDWKHAYSFITKEYFVRIDPKLFVEGASAAESEGHSTFSKISSRESHLEVFPDIYDPSSVSPIDMSTKGMVRDPIPLFFPYNHSLVEIFSVSITPPREKCWKLCGEVECTDTFETYNIFCKEGEEYVEVSYSKNTLPLQEPCSCYVGGNLCLDILLTNSQGFEISNGYVSWYEFQVANWYDQRICSIVRGKYGFAAVHYTIFSMAAQAGVTIVLNSNDGCSRMIRGNIFGRYSGYRYHTYYEKKYFQSKLYENCAEVNNAEKLPLSKSVVAVPVNHSLILEAHIQVGKLGKNFQDEYFKGQVTFKPVLTEPPEVQSSHQIIYGEDFSLSVLVNWG from the exons ATGGGAAAAGATGTTAAAGCAACTCCTGTGTTTGAGTTATCTTCATTTACCGTAACAAATGATGTATTCAATAATCTTCAGGATGAAAACGGGTGTGCGTGTATTGAACTTTATGGTCACATCAAATTTATTGATGATAATTCTGATGAGTACATTCTGTTTGATTGTGATCCTAGTGATCCAGCGATTGTTTATTTATCGGACAATAATTCAGTACTCCTCAGAGAATCTATATTTAACCCGCCTTATTGGTCTTATTGGATGCATAGATTCTCTTTGATAATTTATCTAAAAGATAAGCGTAGAGATATTGTAGTTGTGGATAGTACCAAAGACTTTGATTTCGCCTTTATGGATGTTTACGATGTAAACGAAGGTTGTTGGAGGATAGAAACCCCCATGTGTGGACTTGTTTCAGTGCATTACAGAATTTTCCCATACGCAGTCTATGCTCATGTGGATGTTGAAGTTGTTGACTGTAATGGTAGTAGAAGAAGTTATAAAAAAGAAGATTGTGATAAGCCTTTGAAGAGTGAAGACCTGTGTCAGGCTGTTGTGACCGGCAAAATTTTGTCTACTTGTAAGACACAGGATAAGAGGTGTATTTCGCGAGTGATATTTGATGAGAGTTGTTATGATTCTGCAAATTTGACTTCTACTGACCTGTTCTGGATCTGTTGGTTGGCTGTTCCAGCTTATTCTCGGAAGCTTAGAATTGAAGTAGACTTAGAGGTTGACGGCGAAAAGATAGGGAGTGGTCACGTTTTGGATTTCGACGTCACAGACATCTGTGTGCCAACTCGAAAGGAAATTAAGGAACAAAATTGGTGCATCATAGTGAGGGTGGACTGGAAGCATGCATATTCTTTCATTACCAAAGAATATTTTGTTCGGATTGACCCTAAGCTTTTTGTTGAAGGAGCATCTGCTGCAGAAAGTGAAGGTCATTCAACgttttcaaaaatttcaagtAGAGAATCACATCTAGAG GTCTTTCCTGATATATATGACCCTAGCTCAGTGAGCCCTATAGATATGAGCACTAAGGG GATGGTACGTGATCCTATACCTTTGTTCTTTCCATACAACCACAGTCTTGTGGAGATTTTCTCAGTTTCTATTACTCCTCCTCGGGAAAAATGTTGGAAACTCTGTGGAGAAGTCGAGTGTACTGATACATTTGAGACGTATAATATCTTTTGCAAAGAAGGGGAAGAATATGTTGAGGTGAGTTACTCTAAAAATACCTTGCCATTACAGGAGCCTTGTAGTTGTTATGTGGGTGGAAATTTATGTTTAGATATTCTCCTAACAAATAGTCAAGGCTTTGAAATCAGCAATGGTTACGTGTCATGGTATGAATTTCAAGTTGCTAATTGGTACGACCAACGTATATGTTCAATAGTTCGTGGCAAATACGGTTTTGCAGCGGTTCATTATACTATATTTTCGATGGCAGCCCAAGCTGGAGTTACTATTGTTTTAAATTCCAACGATGGTTGTTCTCGTATGATTCGTGGGAACATCTTTGGTCGTTATAGTGGCTATAGATATCACACTTACTACGAGAAGAAATATTTTCAAAGTAAGTTGTATGAAAACTGTGCGGAGGTAAATAATGCAGAGAAATTACCATTGTCAAAATCTGTTGTTGCAGTGCCGGTGAATCACTCGCTTATTCTTGAAGCACATATTCAAGTTGGTAAGCTTGGCAAGAATTTTcaagatgaatatttcaagggtCAGGTTACATTTAAGCCGGTTCTGACTGAACCTCCTGAGGTTCAGTCTAGCCATCAGATAATTTATGGAGAAGACTTCAGTTTATCAGTTTTAGTTAATTGGgggtaa